In Micromonospora purpureochromogenes, a single window of DNA contains:
- a CDS encoding GTPase activator translates to MTQEQQPGVPDDAEARRVREAEEAHGGSMAPGLVDETGRPVAEPPPPPAGDEDGTGS, encoded by the coding sequence ATGACGCAGGAACAACAGCCGGGCGTGCCGGACGACGCCGAGGCCCGCCGGGTCCGCGAGGCGGAGGAGGCGCACGGCGGCAGCATGGCGCCGGGACTGGTGGACGAGACCGGCCGGCCGGTCGCCGAGCCGCCGCCGCCACCGGCCGGTGACGAGGACGGCACCGGCTCCTGA